One Gossypium raimondii isolate GPD5lz chromosome 3, ASM2569854v1, whole genome shotgun sequence genomic window carries:
- the LOC105794793 gene encoding major pollen allergen Ole e 1 has protein sequence MDTIIRLLLLLASSFMHLFSAIAQPPNPISRITVVGVVFCDSCSSNTFSRHSYFLPGVEVNIECKFKAQSPKTTEQMSVSVNRTTDKYGVYKLEIPHVDGVDCVEGLAIESLCQASLVGSKSKACDVPGLKTSTNQITVKSKQDNLCIYSLNALSYRPSKRNATLCRNHKQW, from the exons ATGGATACAATCATTcgccttcttcttcttctagcATCCTCTTTCATGCATCTATTTTCGGCAATAGCTCAACCCCCAAATCCAATCTCTCGGATCACAGTAGTGGGCGTTGTTTTCTGTGATTCCTGTTCAAGCAACACTTTCTCTAGGCACAGCTACTTCTTGCCAG GTGTTGAAGTCAACATTGAATGCAAGTTTAAAGCACAATCACCAAAAACTACAGAGCAAATGAGCGTCTCAGTCAACAGAACTACAGATAAATATGGGGTGTACAAGCTGGAAATACCGCATGTTGACGGGGTTGACTGTGTGGAAGGTTTGGCCATTGAGTCATTATGCCAGGCAAGTTTAGTAGGGAGCAAATCCAAAGCATGCGATGTACCAGGTTTGAAGACATCCACAAATCAGATAACTGTCAAATCAAAACAAGATAATCTGTGCATCTACAGCTTGAATGCACTGAGTTACAGGCCTTCCAAGAGAAATGCCACCCTGTGTAGAAATCACAAACAGTGGTAA